The following are encoded together in the Thermus filiformis genome:
- a CDS encoding 3-hydroxyacyl-CoA dehydrogenase family protein has product MEVRKIGVVGAGQMGSGIAQVAAQAGYEVVLVDVAEGPLAKGMERIRSSLARLLEKGRLSQEEHDQTLGRIQRSLLLEDLKEADLVVEAILEDEGAKRELFTRLGALTRPEAILASNTSSIPITALARASGRPERFIGMHFFNPVPVMRLVEVIRGQLTSDETRDAVVEVARRMGKEPVEVQDYPGFVSNRLLMPMINEAVQALMEGVATKEAIDQVMRLGMNHPMGPLELADFIGLDTCLAIMEVLHRGLGEDKYRPSPLLRRMVQAGLLGRKTGRGFYVYDEKGNKVG; this is encoded by the coding sequence ATGGAAGTCCGCAAGATCGGCGTGGTGGGTGCGGGCCAGATGGGAAGCGGCATCGCCCAGGTGGCGGCCCAGGCGGGGTACGAGGTGGTCCTGGTGGACGTGGCGGAGGGCCCCCTGGCCAAGGGGATGGAGCGGATCCGCTCCTCTTTGGCCCGGCTTTTGGAGAAGGGACGGCTGAGCCAGGAGGAGCACGACCAGACCCTGGGCCGCATCCAGCGGAGCCTCCTTCTGGAGGACCTGAAGGAGGCGGACCTTGTGGTGGAGGCCATCCTCGAGGACGAAGGGGCCAAGAGGGAGCTCTTCACCCGCCTGGGGGCCCTGACCCGGCCCGAGGCCATCCTGGCCTCCAACACCAGCTCCATCCCCATCACCGCCTTGGCCCGGGCCTCGGGGAGGCCGGAGCGCTTCATCGGGATGCACTTCTTCAACCCCGTCCCCGTGATGCGCCTGGTGGAGGTCATCCGGGGCCAGCTCACCTCGGACGAGACCCGCGACGCTGTGGTGGAGGTGGCCCGGCGCATGGGGAAGGAGCCAGTGGAGGTGCAGGACTACCCGGGCTTCGTCTCCAACCGTCTTCTCATGCCCATGATCAACGAGGCGGTCCAAGCCCTGATGGAAGGGGTGGCCACCAAGGAGGCCATTGACCAGGTGATGCGCCTGGGGATGAACCACCCCATGGGGCCTTTGGAGCTGGCCGACTTCATCGGCCTGGACACCTGCCTGGCCATCATGGAGGTCCTCCACCGGGGCCTGGGGGAGGACAAGTACCGGCCCTCCCCCCTCCTTAGGCGGATGGTCCAGGCGGGCCTTTTGGGCCGGAAGACGGGCCGGGGGTTTTACGTGTACGACGAGAAGGGGAATAAGGTGGGGTGA
- the malQ gene encoding 4-alpha-glucanotransferase produces the protein MDLPRAYGILLHPTSLPGPEPVGTLGEAARRFLRLLAEAGGRYWQVLPLGPTGYGDSPYQALSAFAGNPYLIDLQALGEEDFPPSGPRVDYGLLYRWKWGALRRAFARIGLSEEAYRFFAQEGDWLWDYALFMALKDRFQKPWNEWPAPLKRREASALEAARKELEEEVLFHAWTQWVFFSQWEALKREAEGLGLFLIGDMPLYVALDSAEVWAAQEAFHLDEEGRPTVVAGVPPDYFSETGQRWGNPIYRWDRMEEEGFSWWLKRFGQALRLFHLVRLDHFRGLCAYWEIPASCPTAVEGRWVRAPGEALLAQLQEAFGQVPVLAEDLGVITEDVVALRERFGLPGMKVLQFAFDDGMENPFLPHNYPEDGRVVVYTGTHDNDTTLGWYRTATPHERAFLERYLRDWGIVFREEREVPWALIALAMKSRARLAVFPVQDVLALGSEARMNYPGRAEGNWAFRLPGLDLEEPFGRLRALAQAEGR, from the coding sequence ATGGACCTACCCCGCGCTTACGGAATCCTGCTCCACCCCACCAGCCTTCCTGGCCCCGAGCCCGTGGGTACCCTGGGGGAGGCGGCCCGCCGCTTCCTGCGCCTTTTGGCGGAGGCCGGGGGGCGGTACTGGCAGGTCCTCCCCCTGGGCCCCACCGGCTACGGGGACTCGCCCTACCAGGCCCTTTCTGCCTTCGCGGGCAACCCCTACCTTATAGACCTCCAGGCCCTGGGGGAGGAGGACTTCCCCCCCTCGGGGCCCCGGGTGGACTACGGCCTCCTCTACCGCTGGAAGTGGGGTGCCCTCCGCCGGGCCTTCGCCCGGATAGGGCTTTCCGAGGAGGCCTACCGCTTCTTCGCCCAGGAGGGGGACTGGCTTTGGGACTACGCCCTCTTCATGGCGCTGAAGGACCGCTTCCAGAAGCCCTGGAACGAGTGGCCCGCCCCCCTGAAGCGGCGGGAGGCCTCCGCCCTCGAGGCCGCCCGAAAGGAGCTGGAGGAGGAGGTCCTCTTCCACGCCTGGACCCAGTGGGTCTTCTTCTCCCAGTGGGAGGCCCTGAAGAGGGAGGCCGAGGGGCTGGGCCTCTTCCTGATCGGGGACATGCCCCTTTACGTGGCCCTAGACTCCGCCGAGGTCTGGGCGGCCCAGGAGGCCTTCCACCTGGACGAGGAGGGTCGGCCCACCGTGGTGGCCGGGGTGCCCCCGGACTACTTCTCCGAGACGGGGCAGCGCTGGGGCAACCCCATCTACCGCTGGGACCGGATGGAGGAGGAAGGGTTTTCCTGGTGGCTGAAGCGCTTCGGTCAGGCCTTGAGGCTCTTCCACCTGGTGCGCCTGGACCACTTCCGGGGCCTTTGTGCCTACTGGGAGATCCCCGCCTCCTGCCCCACGGCGGTGGAGGGGCGGTGGGTGAGGGCCCCGGGGGAAGCCCTTCTGGCCCAGCTCCAGGAGGCCTTCGGCCAGGTGCCTGTTCTGGCGGAGGACCTGGGGGTCATCACCGAGGACGTGGTGGCCCTGCGGGAGCGGTTCGGCCTGCCGGGGATGAAGGTGCTCCAGTTCGCTTTTGACGACGGGATGGAAAACCCCTTCCTGCCCCACAACTACCCGGAGGACGGCCGGGTGGTGGTCTACACCGGCACTCACGACAACGACACCACCTTGGGCTGGTACCGGACCGCCACCCCCCACGAGCGGGCCTTTTTGGAGCGGTATCTGAGGGACTGGGGCATCGTCTTCCGGGAAGAGAGGGAGGTCCCCTGGGCCCTCATCGCCCTGGCCATGAAAAGCCGGGCCCGCCTCGCCGTCTTTCCCGTCCAGGACGTGCTGGCCCTGGGGAGCGAGGCCCGGATGAACTACCCGGGCCGGGCGGAGGGAAACTGGGCCTTCCGGCTTCCGGGCCTTGACCTCGAGGAGCCCTTCGGGCGCCTGCGGGCCCTGGCCCAGGCGGAGGGCCGGTGA
- the dnaG gene encoding DNA primase, giving the protein MNSVVEAVKSRLSLKEVVSRYVALRPAGKGRWKGLCPFHHEKTPSFYVDEDKGLFYCFGCKAGGDLIQFVERIEGLDFKEALRRLAEEAGVPYEAQPEGRKRELLEVLEEAQRYFRENLEKSPEALAYLKGRGLEEETVHRFGLGYAPSSFEGLTAHLRRKGIPLEEGVRAGVLAEREGRVFDRFRNRIIFSIKDALGRVVAFSGRALGGEEPKYLNSPETPLFRKREILFAYPEARPRLREGRAILVEGLFDALALHQLGFGESVAVLGSSLSEEQALLLKKQGVREVYLAFDRDEAGRRATLDSLEREVVRSFLVYAVLLPVKDPGELLLLEEGRALFEKALAEALPEVEFRMEEATRGLDLSRPEHKRKVLEALAPRMVSPEPFDPVAERLKALVVERLGLSRRALEDFLAGLATSRSRRAPPPPPPVEKRNKTLLLELDVIALILSAQDAELPRLVHHVLGEVWPPPGSLLAEFLETAKREPRKDWLRLHFGKKPEGGALFERLLLAPPEEEGLEEKLAHALARLREAYHLERLEALKAELKRNPTQEVLREIQEVMQAIEAERRIYKKL; this is encoded by the coding sequence ATGAACTCGGTGGTGGAGGCCGTAAAAAGCCGCCTCTCCTTGAAGGAGGTGGTGTCCCGCTACGTGGCCCTCCGCCCCGCGGGCAAGGGGCGGTGGAAGGGCCTCTGCCCCTTCCACCACGAGAAGACCCCCTCCTTCTACGTGGACGAGGACAAGGGCCTCTTCTACTGCTTCGGCTGCAAGGCGGGCGGGGACCTGATCCAGTTCGTGGAGCGGATCGAGGGCCTGGACTTCAAGGAGGCCCTCCGCCGCCTGGCCGAGGAGGCGGGGGTGCCCTACGAGGCCCAGCCGGAAGGCCGGAAGCGGGAGCTTTTAGAGGTCCTGGAGGAGGCCCAGCGCTACTTCCGGGAGAACCTGGAGAAAAGCCCCGAGGCCCTGGCCTACCTGAAGGGGCGGGGGCTTGAGGAGGAAACGGTCCACCGCTTCGGCCTGGGCTACGCCCCGTCCTCCTTTGAGGGCCTGACCGCCCACCTCAGGCGGAAGGGGATCCCCCTGGAAGAGGGGGTGCGGGCGGGGGTCTTGGCGGAGCGAGAAGGGCGGGTCTTTGACCGCTTCCGCAATCGGATCATCTTCTCCATCAAGGACGCCCTGGGCCGGGTGGTGGCCTTCTCCGGCCGGGCCCTCGGGGGGGAGGAGCCCAAGTACCTGAACTCCCCCGAAACCCCCCTCTTCCGGAAGCGGGAGATCCTTTTCGCCTACCCCGAGGCCCGGCCCCGCCTCCGGGAGGGGCGGGCCATCCTGGTGGAGGGGCTGTTTGATGCCCTGGCCCTCCACCAGCTGGGCTTCGGGGAGAGCGTGGCCGTCTTGGGCTCGAGCCTCTCGGAGGAGCAGGCCCTACTCCTAAAGAAGCAGGGGGTGCGGGAGGTCTACCTGGCCTTTGACCGGGACGAGGCCGGCCGGCGGGCCACCCTGGACAGCCTAGAGCGGGAGGTGGTGCGAAGCTTCTTGGTCTACGCCGTCTTACTGCCGGTGAAGGACCCGGGGGAGCTCCTCCTTCTAGAGGAGGGGCGGGCCCTCTTTGAGAAGGCCCTGGCCGAGGCCCTGCCCGAGGTGGAGTTCCGCATGGAGGAGGCCACCCGGGGGCTGGACCTGAGCCGGCCCGAGCACAAGCGGAAGGTCCTGGAGGCCCTGGCCCCCAGGATGGTTTCCCCCGAGCCCTTTGACCCCGTGGCCGAGCGGCTGAAGGCTTTGGTGGTGGAGCGGCTGGGCCTCTCCCGGCGGGCTTTGGAGGACTTCCTGGCGGGGCTGGCAACGAGCCGGAGCCGCCGCGCTCCACCCCCCCCGCCCCCGGTGGAGAAGCGGAACAAGACCCTCCTTCTGGAGCTGGACGTGATCGCCCTGATCCTCTCTGCCCAAGACGCCGAGCTTCCCAGGCTCGTCCACCACGTCCTGGGGGAGGTCTGGCCCCCGCCGGGAAGCCTCCTTGCGGAGTTCCTGGAAACCGCCAAGCGGGAGCCCCGCAAGGACTGGCTCCGGCTCCACTTCGGCAAGAAGCCGGAAGGGGGGGCCCTGTTTGAGCGCCTCCTTCTGGCCCCCCCCGAGGAGGAGGGGCTGGAGGAAAAGCTGGCGCACGCCCTGGCCCGCCTCCGCGAGGCCTACCACCTGGAACGGCTCGAGGCCCTAAAAGCCGAGCTGAAGCGGAACCCCACCCAGGAGGTCCTGCGGGAGATCCAGGAGGTGATGCAGGCGATAGAGGCGGAGCGGCGCATCTACAAGAAGCTTTGA